One window of the Archangium primigenium genome contains the following:
- the fusA gene encoding elongation factor G, which produces MATQVPIEKVRNIGISAHIDSGKTTLSERILFYTGRIHEIHEVRGKDGVGAKMDSMDLEREKGITIQSAATYAMWGDYNINLIDTPGHVDFTIEVERALRVLDGAILVLCSVSGVQSQSITVDRQMKRYRVPRIAFVNKMDRAGANYQRVAAQLKEKLGHHPVRLQLPIGAEDKFQGLIDLIQMKAFYFDGESGEDIREEAIPAELMDQAQADRKEMIEKLADVDDTLGELFLSDAEITQEQIMGAVRRATIALKMTPVMCGSAYKNKGVQLLLNAICSFLPNPSEVTNEALDQKNNEAKVILESDANKPFVGLAFKLEDGRYGQLTYMRVYQGKVSKGDFIINQANQKKVKVPRIVRMHSNEMNDINEGYAGDIIALFGVECASGDTFTDGTVQYTMTSMFVPDAVISLAVAPKSRDAQANFSKALNRFTKEDPTFRVHRDEESAQTIIRGMGELHLEIYIERMKREYQCEVVAGKPQVAYRETISQKGEFAYTHKKQTGGSGQFARVCGYVEPLPSDAVQQYEFVDDIVGGSIPREFIPACDKGFTEAVKKGSLIGFPVVGIRVVINDGAFHAVDSSEMAFKTAAIMGFREGYEAAKPIILEPMMKVEVQAPTDFQGSVVGQINQRRGTILDTSSAEGYVTVVAEVPLNNMFGYSTDLRSATQGKGEYTMEFAKYSPVPKNESEALMAAYREKLKAEQDARK; this is translated from the coding sequence GTGGCCACCCAAGTTCCCATCGAAAAGGTTCGTAACATCGGCATCTCCGCCCACATCGACTCGGGCAAGACGACGCTCTCCGAGCGCATCCTCTTCTACACGGGCCGCATCCACGAGATTCACGAGGTTCGTGGCAAGGACGGCGTGGGCGCGAAGATGGACTCGATGGATCTGGAGCGTGAGAAGGGCATCACGATCCAGTCCGCCGCCACGTACGCGATGTGGGGCGACTACAACATCAACCTGATCGACACCCCCGGACACGTGGACTTCACCATCGAGGTGGAGCGTGCCCTGCGTGTGCTCGACGGCGCCATCCTGGTGCTCTGCTCGGTGTCGGGCGTGCAGTCCCAGTCCATCACCGTGGACCGGCAGATGAAGCGCTACCGGGTTCCCCGCATCGCGTTCGTCAACAAGATGGACCGCGCGGGCGCCAACTATCAGCGCGTCGCCGCCCAGCTCAAGGAGAAGCTCGGCCACCACCCGGTGCGGCTGCAGCTGCCCATCGGCGCCGAGGACAAGTTCCAGGGCCTCATCGACCTCATCCAGATGAAGGCGTTCTACTTCGACGGCGAGTCGGGTGAGGACATCCGCGAGGAGGCCATCCCGGCCGAGCTCATGGACCAGGCCCAGGCGGACCGCAAGGAGATGATCGAGAAGCTGGCCGACGTGGACGACACGCTCGGTGAGCTGTTCCTGTCCGACGCCGAGATCACCCAGGAGCAGATCATGGGTGCGGTGCGCCGCGCCACCATCGCGCTCAAGATGACCCCGGTCATGTGCGGCTCGGCCTACAAGAACAAGGGCGTGCAGCTCCTGCTCAACGCCATCTGCTCGTTCCTGCCCAACCCCTCCGAGGTCACCAACGAGGCGCTGGACCAGAAGAACAACGAGGCGAAGGTCATCCTCGAGTCCGACGCGAACAAGCCCTTCGTGGGCCTGGCGTTCAAGCTGGAAGACGGCCGCTACGGTCAGCTGACCTACATGCGCGTCTACCAGGGCAAGGTGTCCAAGGGCGACTTCATCATCAACCAGGCCAACCAGAAGAAGGTCAAGGTCCCCCGCATCGTTCGCATGCACTCGAACGAGATGAACGACATCAACGAGGGCTACGCCGGCGACATCATCGCGCTGTTCGGCGTGGAGTGCGCCTCGGGCGACACGTTCACCGACGGCACCGTGCAGTACACGATGACGTCCATGTTCGTGCCGGACGCCGTCATCTCGCTGGCCGTCGCGCCCAAGAGCCGCGACGCCCAGGCCAACTTCTCCAAGGCCCTCAACCGCTTCACCAAGGAAGACCCCACCTTCCGCGTGCACCGGGACGAGGAGTCCGCCCAGACCATCATCCGGGGCATGGGCGAGCTGCACCTGGAGATCTACATCGAGCGCATGAAGCGCGAGTACCAGTGCGAGGTCGTCGCCGGTAAGCCCCAGGTGGCCTACCGCGAGACCATCTCGCAGAAGGGCGAGTTCGCCTACACGCACAAGAAGCAGACCGGTGGTTCGGGTCAGTTCGCGCGCGTGTGCGGCTACGTCGAGCCCCTGCCTTCCGACGCCGTGCAGCAGTACGAGTTCGTGGACGACATCGTGGGCGGTTCCATCCCCCGCGAGTTCATCCCGGCGTGCGACAAGGGCTTCACCGAGGCGGTGAAGAAGGGCTCGCTCATCGGCTTCCCCGTCGTGGGCATCCGCGTCGTCATCAACGACGGCGCGTTCCACGCGGTGGACTCGTCCGAAATGGCGTTCAAGACCGCCGCCATCATGGGCTTCCGCGAGGGGTATGAGGCCGCCAAGCCCATCATCCTCGAGCCGATGATGAAGGTGGAAGTGCAGGCCCCGACGGACTTCCAGGGCTCGGTGGTGGGTCAGATCAACCAGCGCCGTGGCACCATCCTCGACACCAGCTCGGCCGAGGGTTACGTGACGGTGGTGGCCGAGGTGCCGCTGAACAACATGTTCGGCTACTCCACGGACCTGCGCTCCGCCACCCAGGGCAAGGGCGAATACACGATGGAGTTCGCCAAGTACTCGCCCGTGCCGAAGAACGAGTCCGAGGCGCTGATGGCCGCCTACCGCGAGAAGCTCAAGGCGGAGCAGGACGCGCGCAAGTAG
- a CDS encoding DEAD/DEAH box helicase, translating to MTFEDLKLAEPLLRAVKAEGYSTPTPIQQQAIPHALEGKDVLGCAQTGTGKTAAFTLPILQRLSVGRPPPPARGRPIRALVLSPTRELAAQIGDSVKAYGRHTGLTSAVIFGGVGQNAQEQALKSGVDVLVATPGRLLDLMNQGFVSYKSLEVFVLDEADRMLDMGFIHDVKRVIAALPRQRQTLFFSATMPPEIQGLANSILVKPVRVEVTPVATTAETIDQRLYFVEKEKKRSLLVHLLQSDTNIQRALVFTRTKHGANRVARHLQGAGIGAEPIHGNKSQNARERALAAFKSGACRVLVATDIAARGIDIDGISHVINFDLPNVPETYVHRIGRTGRAGATGIALSFCDGEERAYLKDIERTIRRRVPVVEAGPYRVTQTPAAGPDEREDDHDEERDTPRGGQRPPQRQARAHTPGTSAPRGGNPPRSESRGGGNGGGGRGGEGNRSGGSGRGGNGGGRGGNGGGRGGGGGGGGGRGGSAGGRDSREARAPRSDRSASGGQAPADKRSPAPAPAAPAAASQRPRAPKWL from the coding sequence ATGACTTTCGAAGATCTGAAGCTCGCCGAGCCCCTGCTGCGCGCCGTGAAGGCCGAGGGGTACTCCACCCCCACCCCCATCCAGCAGCAGGCCATTCCCCACGCGCTCGAGGGCAAGGACGTGCTCGGCTGCGCGCAGACGGGCACCGGCAAGACGGCGGCGTTCACCCTGCCCATCCTCCAGCGGCTGTCCGTGGGCCGCCCCCCGCCCCCCGCGCGCGGCCGGCCCATCCGCGCGCTCGTGCTCAGCCCCACGCGTGAGCTCGCCGCGCAGATTGGCGACAGCGTCAAGGCCTATGGCCGCCACACCGGCCTCACCTCCGCCGTCATCTTCGGCGGCGTGGGCCAGAACGCCCAGGAGCAGGCGCTCAAGAGCGGCGTGGACGTGCTCGTGGCCACCCCGGGCCGCCTGTTGGATCTGATGAACCAGGGCTTCGTGTCCTACAAGTCGCTGGAGGTGTTCGTCCTCGACGAGGCGGACCGCATGCTGGACATGGGCTTCATCCATGACGTCAAGCGCGTCATCGCCGCCCTGCCCCGCCAGCGCCAGACGCTGTTCTTCTCGGCCACCATGCCGCCGGAGATCCAGGGCCTGGCCAACAGCATCCTGGTCAAGCCGGTGCGCGTGGAGGTGACGCCGGTGGCCACCACCGCGGAGACCATCGACCAGCGCCTGTACTTCGTGGAGAAGGAGAAGAAGCGCAGCCTGCTCGTGCACCTGCTGCAGAGCGACACGAACATCCAGCGCGCGCTCGTCTTCACCCGCACCAAGCACGGCGCCAACCGCGTCGCGCGGCACCTGCAGGGCGCGGGCATCGGCGCCGAGCCCATCCACGGCAACAAGAGCCAGAACGCGCGCGAGCGGGCGCTGGCGGCCTTCAAGTCCGGCGCCTGCCGGGTGCTGGTGGCCACGGACATCGCCGCGCGGGGCATCGACATCGACGGCATCTCGCACGTCATCAACTTCGACCTGCCCAACGTGCCCGAGACGTACGTGCACCGCATCGGCCGCACGGGCCGCGCGGGCGCCACGGGCATCGCCCTGTCCTTCTGCGATGGCGAGGAGCGCGCGTACCTCAAGGACATCGAGCGCACCATCCGCCGGCGCGTGCCCGTGGTGGAGGCCGGTCCCTACCGCGTCACCCAGACGCCCGCGGCCGGGCCGGACGAGCGCGAGGACGATCACGACGAGGAGCGGGACACCCCGCGCGGCGGCCAGCGCCCGCCGCAGCGTCAGGCCCGCGCCCACACCCCCGGCACGAGCGCGCCCCGCGGCGGCAACCCGCCCCGGAGCGAGTCGCGCGGCGGCGGTAATGGTGGCGGTGGCCGCGGCGGCGAGGGCAACCGGAGCGGGGGCAGTGGCCGCGGTGGCAATGGCGGCGGCCGGGGTGGCAATGGCGGCGGTCGCGGCGGTGGTGGTGGTGGAGGCGGCGGCCGGGGTGGCAGTGCCGGTGGCCGGGACTCGCGAGAGGCCCGCGCGCCGCGCTCGGATCGGTCCGCCTCGGGAGGCCAGGCCCCCGCGGACAAGCGCTCCCCGGCACCCGCTCCGGCGGCGCCGGCCGCCGCTTCTCAGCGGCCTCGCGCCCCCAAGTGGTTGTAA
- a CDS encoding ATP-binding cassette domain-containing protein codes for MTLLRAADVQLSFGSRTVFQGLTLTIEEGERVGLIGVNGSGKSSLMKILAGAARADAGELQLRRGSRVTYLPQEPEFAPGATVAAELSVAQGPLKEALALQTELTQRLETTPPAGQEKLMEQLATVTDRIEQLGGYDTEHHAKTLLDRLGVKDWDRPVAELSGGLRKRVAIARALLTRPELLMLDEPTNHLDADTVDWLEDELDKLPGSLLLVTHDRYFLDGLVDRIVEIQPGGGVVSYPGNYEAYVEQKLLAQEQSSLAQHKRERWIAQEVAWLRKGPEARRTKSKARIDRARKLMEEKGFQRPKVAGLQVMQAPRLGHTVIEAEGVRKSYGERDVLQGVNLLLQRGERVGLVGPNGVGKTTFLRVLLGELPPDSGKVVIGKNTKIAYYDQTRAALDPEQTVYEAASPRGDDWVELGDQRVALRDYLDDLLFPVPMQRMKVKALSGGERNRLLLARLFLEGANVLVLDEPTNDLDIVTLNILEGLLLNFTGSVLLVTHDRYFLDKVATSVLAFEGAGKVTRYEGNFTMYKRLQEQQQAKLAAATPAAAKKAEPTTPAADAKASRKPGKLSYKDQRELDGMEAAIEAAEGRKAALEAQLQDPGVYTNGTKAAGVQKDLDAAVAEVDRLYTRWQELQDLVAGA; via the coding sequence GTGACCCTGCTCCGCGCCGCCGATGTCCAACTCTCCTTCGGCAGCCGTACCGTCTTCCAGGGGCTGACGCTCACGATCGAGGAGGGCGAGCGCGTGGGCCTCATCGGCGTGAACGGCTCGGGCAAGTCCTCGCTGATGAAGATCCTGGCGGGGGCGGCCCGGGCGGACGCGGGCGAGTTGCAGTTGCGCCGCGGCTCGCGCGTCACCTACCTGCCGCAGGAGCCCGAGTTCGCCCCGGGCGCCACGGTGGCCGCCGAGCTGAGCGTGGCGCAGGGGCCCCTCAAGGAGGCCCTGGCGCTCCAGACGGAGCTCACCCAGCGCCTGGAGACCACGCCGCCCGCGGGCCAGGAGAAGCTCATGGAGCAGCTGGCCACGGTGACGGACCGCATCGAGCAGCTGGGCGGCTACGACACCGAGCACCACGCCAAGACGCTGCTCGACCGCCTGGGCGTCAAGGACTGGGACCGGCCCGTGGCGGAGCTGTCCGGCGGCCTGCGCAAGCGCGTGGCCATCGCCCGCGCGCTGCTCACCCGGCCCGAGCTGCTCATGCTGGACGAGCCCACCAACCACCTGGACGCGGACACGGTGGACTGGCTCGAGGACGAGCTGGACAAGCTGCCCGGCTCGCTGCTGCTGGTGACGCACGACCGCTACTTCCTCGATGGCCTGGTGGACCGGATCGTGGAGATCCAACCCGGCGGCGGCGTCGTCTCGTACCCGGGCAACTACGAGGCCTACGTGGAGCAGAAGCTGCTCGCGCAGGAGCAGTCGAGCCTCGCCCAGCACAAGCGCGAGCGGTGGATCGCCCAGGAAGTGGCCTGGCTGCGCAAGGGCCCCGAGGCACGCCGCACCAAGAGCAAGGCGCGCATCGACCGGGCACGCAAGCTCATGGAGGAGAAGGGCTTCCAGCGCCCCAAGGTGGCGGGGCTCCAGGTGATGCAGGCGCCCCGGCTCGGCCACACCGTCATCGAGGCCGAGGGCGTGCGCAAGTCCTACGGCGAGCGCGACGTGCTCCAGGGCGTGAACCTGCTGCTGCAGCGCGGCGAGCGCGTGGGGCTCGTGGGCCCCAACGGCGTGGGGAAGACCACCTTCCTGCGCGTGCTGCTCGGGGAGCTGCCGCCGGACTCGGGCAAGGTCGTCATCGGCAAGAACACGAAGATCGCCTACTACGATCAGACGCGCGCCGCGTTGGATCCCGAGCAGACGGTGTACGAGGCGGCCTCGCCGCGCGGGGATGACTGGGTGGAGCTGGGCGATCAGCGCGTGGCCCTGCGCGACTACCTGGACGACCTGCTCTTCCCCGTGCCCATGCAGCGCATGAAGGTGAAGGCGCTGTCGGGCGGCGAGCGCAACCGGCTCCTGCTCGCGCGGCTCTTCCTGGAAGGCGCCAACGTGCTGGTGCTCGACGAGCCCACCAACGACCTGGACATCGTCACCCTCAACATCCTGGAGGGCCTGCTGCTCAACTTCACCGGCAGCGTGCTCCTCGTCACGCACGACCGGTACTTCCTCGACAAGGTGGCCACCTCCGTCCTCGCCTTCGAGGGCGCGGGCAAGGTGACGCGCTACGAGGGCAACTTCACCATGTACAAGCGGCTGCAGGAGCAGCAGCAGGCGAAGCTCGCCGCCGCCACGCCCGCCGCCGCGAAGAAGGCCGAGCCCACCACCCCCGCCGCCGACGCCAAGGCCTCGCGCAAGCCGGGCAAGCTCTCCTACAAGGATCAGCGCGAGCTGGACGGCATGGAGGCCGCCATCGAGGCCGCCGAGGGCCGCAAGGCCGCCCTGGAGGCCCAGCTGCAGGACCCCGGCGTCTACACGAACGGCACCAAGGCCGCCGGCGTGCAGAAGGACCTGGACGCGGCGGTGGCCGAGGTGGACCGCCTCTACACGCGCTGGCAGGAGCTGCAGGACCTGGTCGCCGGCGCCTGA
- a CDS encoding catalase family protein, whose protein sequence is MSDTRPYVRYSDAVEVLQPDEAEVIQRIVESMSRVNRATFERHGHATRDAHAKSHGLLVGTLTVKEGLPAHLRQGLFAEPREYPVVVRLSSAPGDIQSDAIPSLRGLAIKVLGVPGPKVLPEHREETTQDFLLVNHPVIPFGHVKAYLKAQSFAERRSGSSDLSKQVTSAVLRGAKHVLGAVGVENETVKALGTPNTHLLGQTFHSMAALRFGDYLAKLSAAPLSDEVRRLAGETIRGDTEADFSTLTDRVVTFFREHEARYELRAQLCTDLGRMPVEDASVVWPEALSPHEAVATLTLPRQDVRSPARRVYGDDVLSFNPWHCVEAHRPLGSIMRVRRHAYEASSRFRHEMNLAPRVEPRSVSDIPA, encoded by the coding sequence ATGTCCGACACCCGCCCGTATGTGCGTTACAGCGATGCCGTGGAAGTCCTCCAGCCGGACGAGGCGGAGGTCATCCAGCGGATCGTCGAGTCGATGAGCCGGGTGAACCGCGCCACCTTCGAGCGGCACGGCCACGCCACCCGGGACGCCCACGCCAAGAGCCACGGCCTCCTGGTGGGCACGCTCACGGTGAAGGAGGGCCTGCCCGCGCACCTGCGCCAGGGCCTCTTCGCCGAGCCGCGCGAGTATCCCGTCGTGGTGCGCCTGTCCTCGGCGCCCGGGGACATCCAGAGCGATGCCATCCCGTCCCTGCGCGGCCTGGCCATCAAGGTGCTGGGCGTGCCGGGGCCCAAGGTGCTGCCGGAGCACCGCGAGGAGACGACGCAGGACTTCCTGCTGGTCAACCACCCGGTGATTCCCTTCGGGCACGTGAAGGCCTACCTCAAGGCCCAGTCGTTCGCGGAGCGGCGCTCGGGCTCCTCGGATTTGTCCAAGCAGGTGACGTCGGCGGTGCTGCGGGGCGCCAAACACGTGCTCGGGGCCGTGGGCGTGGAGAACGAGACCGTGAAGGCCCTGGGCACGCCCAACACGCACCTGCTCGGGCAGACGTTCCACAGCATGGCGGCCCTGCGCTTCGGGGACTACCTGGCCAAGCTCAGCGCCGCGCCGCTGTCCGACGAGGTGCGCCGGCTCGCGGGCGAGACGATCCGCGGCGACACGGAGGCGGACTTCTCCACGCTGACGGACCGGGTGGTCACCTTCTTCCGCGAGCACGAGGCGCGCTACGAGCTGCGGGCCCAGCTGTGCACGGACCTCGGGCGGATGCCGGTGGAGGACGCGTCGGTGGTCTGGCCCGAGGCGCTCTCGCCCCATGAGGCCGTGGCGACCCTCACCCTGCCGCGTCAGGACGTCCGCAGCCCCGCGCGCCGCGTCTACGGGGATGACGTGCTGTCCTTCAACCCCTGGCACTGCGTGGAGGCCCACCGGCCCCTGGGCTCGATCATGCGCGTGCGCCGCCACGCCTACGAGGCGTCCTCGCGCTTCCGGCACGAGATGAACCTGGCGCCCCGCGTGGAGCCCCGGAGCGTGTCGGACATCCCCGCCTGA
- a CDS encoding zinc-binding alcohol dehydrogenase family protein yields the protein MKAIAYRQRHPLDHAESLLDIELPHPPAPTGRDLLVRIEAISVNPVDTKIRTNVDPKGADKVLGWDAAGTVVAVGPDARLFKAGDAVFYAGAIERSGTNAELHLVDERVVGRKPASLDFAQAAALPLTAITAWEMLFDRLKVPYGKKPDAGSVLIVGGAGGVGSIAIQLARRLTGLTVFASASRAETQDWVRQLGAHHVVDHRQPMAAQIKAHSPQGVDYVLALTQTEKHFADLADALKPQGALCIIDDPKTPLDISLLKGKSAALHWELMFTRHRFQTPDMIAQHQLLNEVADLVDAGVLRTTMRDHLGTINAANLKRAHALLESGRAIGKAVLSGF from the coding sequence ATGAAAGCCATCGCCTACCGTCAGCGCCACCCCCTCGACCACGCCGAGAGCCTCCTCGATATCGAGCTGCCCCACCCCCCGGCCCCCACGGGCAGGGATTTGCTCGTGCGCATCGAGGCCATCTCGGTGAACCCGGTGGACACGAAGATCCGCACCAACGTGGACCCCAAGGGCGCGGACAAGGTGCTGGGCTGGGACGCCGCGGGCACGGTGGTGGCGGTGGGGCCGGACGCGCGCCTGTTCAAGGCCGGGGACGCCGTCTTCTACGCGGGCGCCATCGAGCGCTCGGGCACCAACGCCGAGCTGCACCTGGTGGACGAGCGCGTCGTGGGCCGCAAGCCCGCGTCGCTGGACTTCGCCCAGGCCGCCGCCCTGCCGCTCACCGCCATCACCGCCTGGGAGATGCTGTTCGACCGGCTCAAGGTGCCCTACGGCAAGAAGCCCGACGCGGGCTCGGTGCTCATCGTGGGCGGCGCGGGCGGCGTGGGCTCCATCGCCATCCAGCTGGCGCGCCGGCTCACCGGCCTCACCGTGTTCGCCAGCGCCTCGCGCGCCGAGACCCAGGACTGGGTGCGCCAGCTCGGCGCCCACCACGTCGTGGACCACCGCCAGCCCATGGCCGCTCAAATCAAGGCCCACAGCCCCCAGGGCGTGGACTACGTGCTCGCGCTCACCCAGACGGAGAAGCACTTCGCCGACCTGGCCGACGCGCTCAAGCCCCAGGGCGCCCTCTGCATCATCGACGACCCCAAGACGCCGCTCGACATCTCCCTGCTCAAGGGCAAGAGCGCCGCGCTGCACTGGGAGCTCATGTTCACGCGCCACCGCTTCCAGACGCCCGACATGATCGCCCAGCACCAGCTGCTCAACGAGGTGGCGGACCTGGTGGACGCCGGCGTGCTGCGCACCACGATGCGCGACCACCTGGGCACCATCAACGCGGCCAACCTCAAGCGCGCCCATGCCCTGCTCGAGAGCGGCCGGGCCATTGGCAAGGCCGTGCTCAGCGGATTCTGA
- a CDS encoding LysR family transcriptional regulator, with the protein MGSRRPRGVVSANWDDLKVFLAVARAGSLVGAARRLGQTQPTMGRRLYALEEAVGHKLLRRDAEGFSLTQAGAAVLAHAERMEEEALAFERRLAGQAEELGGMLRVSSSDWFATHVLAPVVARFSQRHPRAVVELVTDTRLVSLSRRETDLGFRFLRFQEPDVLQKRLMHVAYEAYASPAYLARHGVPSPTTGGEGHALITMDTAFSELADVGWLTRKLPEARFAGRSNNRDVQARLCAAGAGIAVLPRQVGEATPGLERVWLDEPPPGRDVWAGYHRDLHRLPLLRALLETVTGALASGGAPASG; encoded by the coding sequence ATGGGCTCTCGCCGACCCCGGGGCGTGGTCTCCGCCAACTGGGATGATCTCAAGGTGTTCCTCGCCGTGGCCCGGGCGGGCTCGCTCGTGGGCGCGGCCAGGCGCCTGGGCCAGACCCAGCCCACCATGGGCCGCCGCCTCTACGCGCTGGAGGAGGCCGTGGGGCACAAGCTCCTGCGCCGCGACGCGGAGGGCTTCAGCCTCACCCAGGCGGGCGCCGCGGTGCTCGCGCACGCCGAGCGCATGGAGGAAGAGGCGCTCGCCTTCGAGCGGCGGCTGGCCGGCCAGGCCGAGGAACTCGGCGGCATGCTGCGCGTGTCCAGCTCGGACTGGTTCGCCACCCACGTGCTGGCCCCCGTGGTGGCCCGCTTCAGCCAGCGCCACCCGCGCGCCGTGGTGGAGCTCGTCACCGACACGCGCCTGGTGAGCCTGAGCCGCCGGGAGACGGACCTGGGCTTCCGCTTCCTGCGCTTCCAGGAGCCGGACGTCCTGCAGAAGCGGCTCATGCACGTGGCCTACGAGGCCTACGCCTCCCCCGCCTACCTCGCGCGCCACGGCGTCCCCTCGCCCACCACCGGCGGCGAGGGCCACGCGCTCATCACCATGGACACGGCCTTCAGCGAACTGGCCGACGTGGGCTGGCTCACGCGCAAGCTGCCCGAGGCGCGCTTCGCCGGCCGCAGCAACAACCGGGACGTGCAGGCGCGCCTGTGCGCCGCGGGCGCGGGCATCGCCGTGCTGCCCCGGCAGGTGGGCGAGGCCACCCCGGGCCTGGAGCGGGTGTGGCTCGACGAGCCGCCCCCCGGCCGGGACGTGTGGGCGGGCTACCACCGGGACCTGCACCGCCTGCCCTTGTTGCGCGCGCTGCTGGAGACCGTCACGGGAGCGCTCGCCTCGGGCGGCGCCCCCGCGTCCGGGTGA
- a CDS encoding glycoside hydrolase family 43 protein, giving the protein MGAALSGLGCGGEETRTGEEGVGMSQAPLACSTRITYGSAWIHPGRESMVDVASGAVTWDGTCVNEGSNSYAVLSNGWKPYFTGNNACVMAFDSDCSGAQTCGTRITYGPKWIRAGTGTYDDAGGRVFWDRACVNEGSNSYGVLSNGWKPYFTGANGCAMSFRYTGCGGLYTNPVFPTDCADPGVIFDGGKYIAVCTSGGAAAAFPIRTSSDLITWTGAGHIFPSGTRPSWAKGDFWAPEIHRVGSRYIAYYTARHTNGVLSIGAASASSPLGPFTDLGRPLVHDVNMGMIDATFFTDTAGTKYLVWKADGNAVGQKTPLYAQALSADGLALTGSRVTLMTNDRSWEGGVVEAPWVVARDGYYYLFYSGNAYYDGRYAIGVARATSPLGPYTKASAPILKTVSGWEGPGHGSVVTSPSGTSVMVYHAWNAAHSARVMLVDAIVWSNGWPSMPGAPSLQSRPLP; this is encoded by the coding sequence ATGGGGGCCGCGCTGTCTGGCCTGGGCTGTGGTGGTGAGGAGACGCGCACGGGCGAGGAGGGGGTGGGCATGTCCCAGGCGCCGCTCGCGTGCTCCACCCGCATCACGTACGGCAGCGCGTGGATCCACCCGGGACGCGAGTCCATGGTGGACGTCGCCAGCGGCGCGGTGACGTGGGATGGCACCTGCGTCAACGAGGGCAGCAACTCCTACGCGGTGCTGTCCAACGGCTGGAAGCCCTACTTCACGGGCAACAACGCGTGTGTGATGGCGTTCGACTCGGACTGCTCGGGCGCGCAGACGTGCGGCACGCGCATCACCTACGGCCCCAAGTGGATCCGCGCCGGCACGGGGACGTACGACGACGCGGGCGGGCGCGTGTTCTGGGACCGCGCGTGCGTCAACGAGGGCAGCAACTCCTACGGCGTGCTGTCCAACGGCTGGAAGCCCTACTTCACCGGCGCCAACGGCTGTGCCATGTCGTTCCGGTACACGGGCTGTGGCGGGCTCTACACCAACCCCGTGTTCCCCACGGACTGCGCGGACCCGGGCGTCATCTTCGACGGGGGCAAGTACATCGCGGTGTGCACCTCGGGCGGCGCCGCGGCGGCGTTCCCCATCCGCACCTCCTCGGACCTCATCACCTGGACGGGCGCGGGCCACATCTTCCCCTCGGGCACGCGGCCCTCGTGGGCCAAGGGGGACTTCTGGGCGCCGGAGATCCACCGCGTGGGCTCGCGCTACATCGCCTACTACACGGCGCGCCACACCAACGGCGTGCTGTCCATCGGCGCCGCCTCGGCCTCGAGCCCGCTCGGGCCCTTCACCGACCTGGGCCGGCCGCTCGTGCACGACGTGAACATGGGCATGATCGACGCCACGTTCTTCACCGACACGGCGGGCACGAAGTACCTGGTGTGGAAGGCGGACGGCAACGCCGTGGGCCAGAAGACGCCCCTCTACGCCCAGGCGCTGTCGGCGGATGGCCTGGCGCTCACGGGCAGCCGGGTGACGCTGATGACCAACGACCGCTCGTGGGAGGGCGGGGTGGTGGAGGCGCCGTGGGTCGTGGCGCGTGACGGCTACTACTACCTGTTCTACAGCGGCAACGCCTACTACGACGGCCGCTACGCCATTGGCGTGGCGCGCGCCACGAGCCCCCTGGGCCCCTACACCAAGGCGAGCGCCCCCATCCTCAAGACGGTGTCGGGCTGGGAAGGCCCGGGCCACGGCTCGGTCGTCACCTCGCCCTCGGGCACGTCCGTCATGGTCTACCACGCGTGGAACGCGGCCCATTCCGCGCGCGTGATGCTCGTGGACGCCATCGTGTGGAGCAACGGCTGGCCGAGCATGCCGGGCGCGCCGTCGCTCCAGTCGCGGCCCCTGCCCTGA